In Kitasatospora sp. NBC_00240, the following are encoded in one genomic region:
- the coaA gene encoding type I pantothenate kinase — MEHVLTELCTRGAATPGPSPSPYVDLSRAEWSALRERTPLPLTAEEVERLRGLGTALDLDEVRDVYLPLSRLLNLYIHATHELRGAVGTFLDTGDTERTRTPFIIGVAGSVAVGKSTTARLLKALLARWPEHPRVELVTTDGFLLPNAELRRRGLMARKGFPESYDRRALMRFVADVKAGKDRVTAPVYSHLVYDIVPDERLTVERPDILIVEGLNVLQPALPGTDGRTRLAVADYFDFSIYVDARTDDIENWYLSRFKKLRDTAFQNPNSYFRRFTEVPEEEAMDYGRQVWRTINKPNLVENVLPTRGRATLILQKGADHKVRRALLRKL, encoded by the coding sequence ATGGAGCACGTGCTGACCGAACTCTGTACCCGGGGCGCCGCCACGCCCGGCCCCTCCCCGTCGCCGTACGTGGACCTGAGCCGGGCCGAGTGGAGCGCGCTGCGCGAGCGTACGCCGCTGCCGCTGACCGCCGAGGAGGTGGAACGGCTCCGCGGTCTGGGTACCGCCCTCGACCTCGACGAGGTGCGGGACGTCTACCTGCCGCTGTCCCGGCTGCTGAACCTCTACATCCACGCCACCCATGAGCTGCGCGGGGCCGTGGGCACCTTCCTGGACACCGGGGACACCGAGCGCACCCGCACGCCGTTCATCATCGGGGTGGCCGGGTCGGTGGCGGTCGGCAAGTCGACCACCGCGCGCCTGCTGAAGGCCCTGCTGGCCCGCTGGCCCGAACACCCCCGGGTCGAGCTGGTGACCACCGACGGGTTCCTGCTGCCCAACGCCGAGCTGCGCCGGCGCGGCCTGATGGCCCGCAAGGGGTTCCCGGAGTCGTACGACCGCCGGGCGCTGATGCGGTTCGTCGCGGACGTGAAGGCCGGCAAGGACCGGGTCACCGCGCCGGTGTACTCGCACCTGGTGTACGACATCGTGCCGGACGAGCGCCTCACCGTGGAGCGCCCGGACATCCTGATCGTCGAGGGCCTGAACGTCCTGCAGCCGGCCCTGCCCGGCACCGACGGCCGCACCCGGCTCGCCGTCGCGGACTACTTCGACTTCTCGATCTACGTCGACGCCCGCACCGACGACATCGAGAACTGGTACCTGTCCCGGTTCAAGAAGCTGCGCGACACCGCCTTCCAGAACCCGAACTCCTACTTCCGCCGCTTCACCGAGGTGCCGGAGGAGGAGGCGATGGACTACGGCCGCCAGGTCTGGCGCACCATCAACAAGCCCAACCTGGTGGAGAACGTGCTGCCCACCCGGGGCCGGGCCACCCTGATCCTGCAGAAGGGCGCCGACCACAAGGTCCGCCGCGCGCTGCTGCGCAAGCTCTGA
- the glmS gene encoding glutamine--fructose-6-phosphate transaminase (isomerizing), translating into MCGIVGYVGAQPALDVVIAGLQRLEYRGYDSAGVAVQTLGSDGQWSLATDKRAGKLANLQKSLAETPLPGGTTGIGHTRWATHGGPTDANAHPHLDDAEKVAVVHNGIIENFAQLRAEIAERGHTLRSETDTEVVAHLLGEAYQGDLAEAMRVVCRRLDGAFTLVAVHADAPDVVVGARRNSPLVVGRGEGENFLASDVSAFIAHTREALELGQDQVVELRHDAVTVTNFDGTPAEVREYHVDWDASAAEKGGYDYFMLKEIAEQPKAVADTLLGRIGTDGRLTLDELRIADADLRAVDKVVIVACGTAFHAGMIAKYAIEHWTRIACEVEVASEFRYRDPILDERTLVIAISQSGETMDTLMALRHAREQGAKVLAICNTNGSTIPRESDAVLYTHAGPEVAVASTKAFLTQLVACYLVALYLGQVRGTKWGDEIFAVIKELGDAPKAIEQVLETMEPVRELARSLADAKSVLFLGRHVGFPVALEGALKLKELAYMHAEGFAAGELKHGPIALIEEGLPVVVVVPSPRGRSILHDKIVSNIQEIRARGARTIVIAEEGDEAVVPYADHLIRIPATPVLLQPLVSTVPLQVFACELATAKGHEVDQPRNLAKSVTVE; encoded by the coding sequence ATGTGCGGAATTGTTGGATATGTGGGCGCTCAGCCCGCTCTTGACGTAGTAATCGCAGGCCTGCAGCGGCTGGAGTACCGGGGGTACGACTCCGCCGGTGTGGCCGTCCAGACCCTTGGCTCCGACGGGCAGTGGAGCCTCGCCACCGACAAGCGGGCGGGCAAGCTCGCCAACCTTCAGAAGTCCCTCGCCGAGACCCCTCTTCCCGGCGGCACCACCGGCATCGGCCACACCCGCTGGGCCACCCACGGCGGCCCGACGGACGCCAACGCCCACCCTCACCTGGACGACGCCGAGAAGGTCGCGGTCGTCCACAACGGCATCATCGAGAACTTCGCCCAGCTGCGGGCGGAGATCGCCGAGCGCGGCCACACGCTGCGCTCGGAGACGGACACCGAGGTCGTCGCCCACCTGCTGGGCGAGGCCTACCAGGGTGACCTGGCGGAGGCCATGCGGGTGGTCTGCCGCCGCCTGGACGGCGCCTTCACCCTCGTCGCCGTGCACGCGGACGCCCCGGACGTGGTCGTCGGCGCACGCCGCAACTCGCCGCTGGTGGTCGGGCGCGGCGAGGGCGAGAACTTCCTCGCCTCCGACGTGTCGGCGTTCATCGCGCACACCCGCGAGGCGCTGGAGCTGGGCCAGGACCAGGTCGTCGAGCTGCGCCACGACGCGGTGACCGTCACCAACTTCGACGGGACCCCCGCCGAGGTGCGCGAGTACCACGTCGACTGGGACGCCTCCGCCGCCGAGAAGGGCGGCTACGACTACTTCATGCTCAAGGAGATCGCCGAGCAGCCGAAGGCCGTCGCCGACACCCTCCTCGGCCGGATCGGCACCGACGGCCGGCTCACCCTCGACGAGCTGCGGATCGCCGACGCGGACCTGCGCGCCGTCGACAAGGTCGTCATCGTCGCCTGCGGCACGGCCTTCCACGCGGGCATGATCGCCAAGTACGCGATCGAGCACTGGACCCGGATCGCCTGCGAGGTCGAGGTGGCCTCCGAGTTCCGCTACCGTGACCCGATCCTGGACGAGCGGACGCTGGTCATCGCCATCTCGCAGTCCGGCGAGACCATGGACACCCTGATGGCGCTGCGGCACGCCCGCGAGCAGGGTGCCAAGGTGCTGGCGATCTGCAACACCAACGGCTCGACCATCCCGCGCGAGTCGGACGCGGTGCTCTACACCCACGCCGGCCCCGAGGTCGCGGTCGCCTCCACCAAGGCGTTCCTGACCCAGCTGGTCGCCTGCTACCTGGTCGCGCTGTACCTCGGCCAGGTGCGCGGCACCAAGTGGGGCGACGAGATCTTCGCCGTCATCAAGGAGCTCGGCGACGCCCCGAAGGCGATCGAGCAGGTGCTGGAGACCATGGAGCCGGTCCGTGAGCTGGCCCGCTCGCTGGCCGACGCCAAGTCGGTGCTGTTCCTCGGCCGGCACGTGGGCTTCCCGGTGGCCCTGGAGGGCGCGCTCAAGCTCAAGGAGCTGGCGTACATGCACGCCGAGGGCTTCGCGGCGGGCGAGCTCAAGCACGGCCCGATCGCGCTGATCGAGGAGGGGCTGCCGGTCGTGGTGGTCGTCCCCTCGCCGCGCGGCCGGTCGATCCTGCACGACAAGATCGTCTCCAACATCCAGGAGATCCGGGCCCGCGGCGCGCGGACCATCGTGATCGCCGAGGAGGGCGACGAGGCGGTCGTGCCGTACGCCGACCACCTGATCCGCATCCCGGCCACGCCGGTGCTGCTCCAGCCGCTGGTGTCGACGGTGCCGCTGCAGGTCTTCGCCTGCGAGCTGGCCACCGCCAAGGGCCACGAGGTGGACCAGCCGCGCAACCTGGCGAAGTCGGTCACGGTCGAGTAG
- a CDS encoding Uma2 family endonuclease encodes MPAVEHPLTEDDVLQAFLELETPAGFKAELIEGEIVVTPPPDGDHEDAIARFARAVARHAAEELYVSGGKGLITPNGRFIPDATVAPVGRFRAQDSWSKPTDVRLVLEVTSTRPDNDRGAKRLGYAAAGIPCYLLVDRTDGNVTLFTDPEDGDYTAHVQVPFGKPLDLPAPFSFALDTAPLR; translated from the coding sequence ATGCCCGCCGTCGAGCACCCCCTGACCGAGGACGACGTCCTCCAGGCGTTTCTGGAGCTGGAGACACCGGCCGGTTTCAAGGCCGAGCTCATCGAAGGGGAGATCGTCGTGACCCCACCGCCTGACGGTGACCACGAGGACGCGATCGCACGGTTCGCACGGGCGGTCGCCCGACACGCAGCGGAGGAGTTGTACGTCAGTGGAGGCAAGGGCCTGATCACACCGAACGGTCGTTTCATCCCTGACGCCACGGTCGCACCGGTCGGACGCTTCCGGGCCCAGGACTCCTGGTCGAAGCCGACGGATGTCAGGCTCGTGCTGGAGGTCACCTCGACCCGTCCCGACAACGACCGCGGTGCCAAGCGCCTCGGCTACGCCGCCGCCGGCATCCCCTGCTACCTGCTGGTCGACCGCACCGACGGCAACGTCACGCTCTTCACCGACCCGGAGGACGGAGACTACACCGCCCACGTCCAGGTCCCGTTCGGCAAGCCGCTGGACCTGCCGGCGCCGTTCTCCTTCGCGCTCGACACGGCGCCCCTGCGGTAG
- a CDS encoding holo-ACP synthase — protein sequence MIIGIGIDVAAIDRFGAAMERTPGMAERLFTAAELTLPSGARRSPASLAARFAAKEALAKALGAPGGLHWHDAEVHTEPSGRPVLRVTGTVAARAAELGVGSWHVSLSHDAGVASAVVIAEG from the coding sequence GTGATCATCGGGATCGGCATCGACGTGGCCGCCATCGACCGGTTCGGCGCCGCCATGGAGCGCACGCCCGGGATGGCGGAGCGGCTGTTCACCGCGGCCGAGCTGACCCTGCCCTCCGGGGCCCGGCGCTCCCCGGCCTCGCTGGCCGCCCGGTTCGCCGCCAAGGAGGCGCTGGCCAAGGCCCTCGGCGCGCCCGGCGGACTGCACTGGCACGACGCCGAGGTGCACACCGAGCCCTCCGGTAGGCCGGTCCTGCGGGTCACCGGGACGGTCGCCGCCCGCGCCGCCGAACTCGGCGTCGGCTCGTGGCACGTGTCGCTCAGCCACGACGCGGGCGTAGCGTCGGCGGTAGTCATCGCCGAAGGCTGA
- a CDS encoding NAD(P)H-hydrate dehydratase produces the protein MRHAHTVEQVRAAEAALMARLPEGTLMQRAATGLAATCARLLAGSRGRVYGSKVVVLAGSGDNGGDALYAGALLARRGAAVTAVLLDPARAHPGALAALRAARGLVLTDPEAGLAAFGAADLALDGIVGIGGRGGLRPAAQPYAAAPRPGAVVAVDLPSGVDADTGEVPDTALRADVTVVFGTLKPGLLIDPGASYAGAVELVGIGLELPPAGLTALQHPDVAGLLPRPDAESDKYRRGVVGVAAGSARYPGAALLAVAGALRGGAGAVRYVGTAAEEVVRRFPEVLVTEGGPAGAGRVQAWVVGPGGGDGADQALREALASDVPVLVDADGLTELARLGPAALAGRTAPTLLTPHTGEAARLLAGADQGPPPQAADLAAARLRTARRLATAYRATALLKGSTTVVAEPTGVARSNPTGTSWLATAGSGDVLAGLAGSLLAAGLAPLDAASAAAYLHGLAGRRAAGRGAPVTATDVARQLPAVWRDVHGGAARAHRAGPDTQAYARPDARPGGHRSAAGARPGGRH, from the coding sequence ATGCGCCACGCACACACCGTCGAGCAGGTCCGGGCGGCCGAGGCCGCGCTGATGGCCCGCCTCCCCGAGGGGACGCTGATGCAGCGGGCCGCCACCGGCCTCGCCGCCACCTGCGCCCGGCTGCTGGCCGGCTCCCGCGGCCGGGTCTACGGCAGCAAGGTGGTGGTGCTCGCCGGCAGCGGTGACAACGGCGGTGACGCCCTGTACGCCGGCGCCCTGCTGGCCCGGCGCGGCGCCGCCGTCACCGCCGTCCTGCTCGACCCCGCCCGGGCCCACCCGGGCGCCCTCGCCGCGCTGCGGGCCGCCCGGGGCCTGGTGCTGACGGACCCGGAGGCGGGCCTGGCCGCCTTCGGCGCCGCCGACCTCGCACTGGACGGGATCGTCGGCATCGGCGGCCGGGGCGGCCTGCGGCCCGCCGCCCAGCCCTACGCCGCCGCCCCGCGCCCCGGCGCCGTCGTCGCGGTGGACCTGCCGAGCGGCGTCGACGCCGACACCGGCGAGGTGCCCGACACGGCCCTGCGGGCGGACGTCACCGTGGTCTTCGGCACCCTCAAACCGGGCCTGCTGATCGATCCGGGCGCCTCGTACGCCGGCGCCGTGGAGCTGGTCGGCATCGGACTGGAGCTGCCGCCGGCCGGCCTGACGGCCCTGCAGCACCCGGACGTGGCGGGCCTGCTGCCCCGGCCGGACGCGGAGAGCGACAAGTACCGCAGGGGTGTGGTCGGGGTCGCGGCCGGTTCGGCCCGCTACCCGGGCGCGGCGCTGCTCGCGGTGGCCGGCGCGCTGCGCGGTGGCGCCGGCGCGGTGCGGTACGTGGGGACGGCGGCCGAGGAGGTGGTCCGGCGCTTCCCCGAGGTGCTGGTCACCGAGGGCGGCCCGGCCGGCGCCGGCCGGGTGCAGGCCTGGGTGGTCGGCCCCGGCGGCGGCGACGGCGCCGACCAGGCCCTGCGGGAGGCCCTGGCGAGCGACGTACCGGTGCTGGTCGACGCCGACGGCCTGACCGAACTCGCCCGGCTCGGGCCCGCCGCCCTCGCCGGGCGGACCGCCCCCACCCTGCTGACCCCGCACACCGGCGAGGCCGCCCGGCTGCTCGCCGGCGCCGACCAGGGCCCGCCGCCGCAGGCCGCCGACCTGGCGGCGGCCCGGCTGCGCACCGCGCGCCGGCTGGCCACGGCGTACCGGGCGACGGCACTGCTCAAGGGCTCGACCACGGTGGTCGCCGAGCCCACCGGCGTGGCCCGGAGCAACCCGACCGGCACCTCCTGGCTGGCCACGGCCGGCAGCGGCGACGTGCTGGCCGGGCTGGCCGGCTCGCTGCTGGCGGCCGGCCTGGCCCCGCTGGACGCGGCCTCGGCGGCCGCCTACCTGCACGGCCTGGCCGGCCGCCGGGCCGCCGGCCGCGGCGCGCCGGTGACCGCCACCGACGTGGCCCGGCAGCTGCCCGCCGTCTGGCGGGACGTCCACGGCGGTGCGGCGCGGGCCCACCGGGCCGGGCCGGACACCCAGGCGTACGCCCGACCGGACGCCCGACCGGGCGGTCACCGGTCCGCCGCGGGCGCCCGCCCAGGTGGGCGGCACTGA
- the alr gene encoding alanine racemase translates to MTTAKTTGPATFTDADGRHHRAEATVDLAALRANLAALRERTGGPAVMAVVKADAYGHGALPCALAALEAGASWLGTATPEEALALRAAGIGPDRARILCWLWTPGGPWEQALRAGVDISVGGQWALDELLAAVRASGVPARVHLKADTGLGRGGCQPHDWPGLVAAARRAEAEGLLTVAGVWSHFAAADEPGHPSIQLQLDGFAAALAQAEGAGLRPEVRHLANSPATLLLPQSHYDLVRPGLAMYGLSPVPEVGGPADFGLRPVMSLTARLALVKEVPGGHGVSYGHHYTTPGSTTLGLVPLGYADGIPRHASNAGPVQIGGKWRTVAGRVAMDQFVVDLGGDVPPVGEEVLLFGAGEQGEPTAEDWARACGTISYEIVTRIGARVPRRYVGTVE, encoded by the coding sequence ATGACAACTGCGAAGACGACCGGGCCGGCCACCTTCACCGACGCCGACGGTCGACACCACCGGGCCGAGGCGACCGTCGACCTGGCCGCCCTGCGCGCCAACCTGGCCGCGCTGCGGGAGCGGACCGGCGGCCCCGCCGTGATGGCCGTGGTCAAGGCGGACGCCTACGGCCACGGCGCGCTGCCGTGCGCCCTGGCCGCGCTCGAAGCCGGCGCGAGCTGGCTCGGCACCGCCACCCCGGAGGAGGCGCTGGCCCTGCGGGCCGCCGGCATCGGCCCGGACCGGGCCCGCATCCTGTGCTGGCTCTGGACCCCGGGCGGCCCCTGGGAGCAGGCGCTGCGCGCCGGCGTCGACATCTCGGTCGGCGGGCAGTGGGCCCTGGACGAGCTGCTCGCCGCGGTCCGCGCCAGCGGCGTCCCCGCCCGGGTGCACCTGAAGGCCGACACCGGCCTCGGCCGGGGCGGCTGCCAGCCGCACGACTGGCCCGGACTGGTCGCCGCCGCGCGCCGCGCCGAGGCCGAGGGCCTGCTCACGGTGGCCGGTGTCTGGTCGCACTTCGCGGCCGCGGACGAACCCGGGCACCCGTCCATCCAGCTCCAGCTGGACGGCTTCGCGGCCGCGCTGGCCCAGGCCGAGGGCGCCGGGCTGCGCCCGGAGGTCCGGCACCTGGCGAACTCGCCGGCCACGCTGCTGCTGCCGCAGTCGCACTACGACCTGGTCCGGCCGGGCCTGGCGATGTACGGGCTGTCGCCCGTCCCGGAGGTCGGCGGACCGGCCGACTTCGGGCTCCGCCCGGTGATGTCGCTGACCGCCCGACTGGCCCTGGTCAAGGAGGTGCCGGGCGGGCACGGTGTCAGCTACGGCCACCACTACACGACCCCCGGCAGCACCACGTTGGGCCTGGTGCCGCTCGGCTACGCCGACGGCATCCCGCGGCATGCCAGCAACGCCGGGCCGGTCCAGATCGGCGGCAAGTGGCGCACGGTCGCCGGCCGGGTCGCGATGGACCAGTTCGTGGTCGACCTCGGCGGGGACGTCCCGCCGGTCGGCGAGGAGGTGCTGCTCTTCGGCGCCGGCGAGCAGGGCGAGCCGACGGCCGAGGACTGGGCCCGGGCCTGCGGCACCATCTCGTACGAGATCGTCACCCGGATCGGCGCCCGGGTGCCGCGCCGCTACGTCGGCACGGTCGAGTGA
- a CDS encoding alpha/beta fold hydrolase, producing MSDEGGGSPIVAVARAAESASVGVSRAGLIGISVGVVAAGAAAGVAVERLTVGRAMRRRAREALDATASYGSLRGRPRTVAAPDGTELYVELDGSGWPGPVQVHPEDQHKGPRRGWFARRRGETGPVDRSGLPGLLAGSGALVRASSRRGFGSSTAPAGAPLTVVFCHGYCLSQDSWHFQRAALREGMRLVFWDQRSHGRSERSRSFLAGEPASIDQLGGDLKAVIDAVAPEGPLVLVGHSMGGMTVMALADRHPELFRERVAGIALVGTLASDWDSVTLGLPVLGAKVFRRVAPGMMKLLGRQVELVEATRRFGADFAAVFYRRFSFGTQDVDPGVARFAEQLLDATPIDVVAEFYPAFGRHDKHAALAAMRGIPALVLAGTKDLLTPPGHSETIARELPDAELLLVENAGHLVMLERPELVDRRLAALLQHAVEYAGAAPLPPSVREAGQPE from the coding sequence ATGAGCGACGAGGGCGGGGGAAGCCCGATCGTGGCCGTGGCCCGGGCCGCCGAGAGCGCCTCGGTCGGCGTCAGCCGGGCCGGGCTGATCGGCATCTCGGTCGGCGTGGTCGCGGCCGGCGCCGCGGCGGGTGTCGCGGTCGAGCGGCTGACGGTCGGCCGGGCGATGCGCCGCCGGGCCCGGGAGGCGCTGGACGCCACCGCCTCCTACGGCTCGCTGCGCGGCCGCCCGCGCACGGTCGCCGCCCCGGACGGCACCGAGCTGTACGTCGAGCTGGACGGCAGCGGCTGGCCGGGCCCCGTCCAGGTGCATCCCGAGGACCAGCACAAGGGCCCCAGACGCGGCTGGTTCGCCCGGCGGCGCGGCGAGACGGGGCCGGTCGACCGCAGCGGGCTGCCCGGACTGCTCGCCGGCTCCGGCGCCCTGGTGCGGGCCAGCAGCCGCCGGGGCTTCGGCAGCTCCACCGCACCGGCCGGGGCCCCGCTGACGGTGGTGTTCTGCCACGGCTACTGCCTCAGCCAGGACAGCTGGCACTTCCAGCGCGCCGCGCTGCGCGAGGGCATGCGGCTGGTCTTCTGGGACCAGCGCAGCCACGGCCGCTCGGAGCGCTCCCGGTCCTTCCTGGCGGGCGAGCCGGCCAGCATCGACCAGCTCGGCGGCGACCTCAAGGCCGTCATCGACGCCGTCGCGCCCGAGGGGCCGCTGGTCCTGGTCGGTCACTCGATGGGCGGGATGACGGTGATGGCCCTCGCCGACCGCCACCCCGAGCTGTTCCGTGAGCGGGTGGCCGGGATCGCCCTGGTCGGCACCCTGGCGAGCGACTGGGACAGCGTCACCCTCGGCCTGCCGGTCCTGGGCGCGAAGGTCTTCCGGCGGGTCGCCCCCGGGATGATGAAGCTGCTCGGCCGCCAGGTCGAACTGGTCGAGGCCACCCGGCGGTTCGGCGCGGACTTCGCGGCCGTCTTCTACCGCCGGTTCTCCTTCGGCACCCAGGACGTCGACCCCGGCGTGGCCCGTTTCGCCGAGCAGCTGCTGGACGCCACCCCGATCGACGTGGTCGCCGAGTTCTACCCGGCCTTCGGCCGGCACGACAAGCACGCCGCGCTGGCCGCCATGCGCGGCATCCCCGCCCTGGTGCTGGCCGGCACCAAGGACCTGCTCACCCCGCCGGGCCACAGCGAGACGATCGCCCGGGAGCTGCCGGACGCCGAACTGCTGCTGGTGGAGAACGCCGGACACCTGGTGATGCTGGAGCGCCCCGAACTGGTCGACCGCCGGCTGGCCGCACTGCTCCAGCATGCCGTCGAGTACGCGGGCGCGGCGCCGCTGCCGCCGTCCGTCCGGGAGGCCGGGCAGCCGGAGTGA
- the tsaE gene encoding tRNA (adenosine(37)-N6)-threonylcarbamoyltransferase complex ATPase subunit type 1 TsaE, translating into MGSHATLTVPTPERMGRLGRELAGLLRPGDLVLLSGELGAGKTTLTRGLGEGLGVRGAVTSPTFVIARVHPSLVGGPALVHVDAYRLGGGLDEMEDLDLDVSLPESVVVVEWGEGKVEQLSEDRLEVRIERALGGAAPQDADGTPAGEDEAADDSDPRRVVLTGLGRRWDAVELAALTED; encoded by the coding sequence ATGGGCTCGCACGCCACTCTCACCGTTCCCACCCCCGAGCGGATGGGCCGGCTCGGCCGCGAACTGGCCGGGCTGCTGCGCCCGGGGGACTTGGTGCTGCTCTCCGGCGAACTGGGCGCGGGCAAGACCACGCTGACCCGCGGCCTGGGGGAGGGGCTCGGGGTGCGCGGCGCCGTCACCTCGCCGACCTTCGTGATCGCCCGGGTGCACCCGTCCCTGGTGGGCGGCCCGGCGCTGGTGCACGTGGACGCGTACCGGCTGGGCGGCGGCCTGGACGAGATGGAGGACCTCGACCTCGACGTCTCGCTGCCGGAGTCGGTGGTGGTGGTCGAGTGGGGCGAGGGCAAGGTCGAGCAGCTCTCCGAGGACCGGCTGGAGGTGCGGATCGAGCGCGCCCTCGGCGGCGCCGCGCCCCAGGATGCGGACGGGACCCCGGCCGGCGAGGACGAGGCCGCGGACGACTCGGACCCGCGCCGGGTGGTGCTGACCGGGCTCGGCCGGCGCTGGGACGCGGTGGAGCTGGCGGCGCTGACCGAGGACTGA
- the tsaB gene encoding tRNA (adenosine(37)-N6)-threonylcarbamoyltransferase complex dimerization subunit type 1 TsaB, whose amino-acid sequence MLLLAFDTATPAVTAAVHDGTAVLAEAFTVDARRHGELLMPAVDQVLREAGVDKHRLTGIVVGVGPGPYTGLRVGLVTAAALGHALGLPVHGVCTLDAIAHQARTEGLAGPFTVATDARRKEVYWASYDPAGARTAGPGVDRPAELAPGPRSVGAGALLYPDTFPDATGPEHVSAGAMAAFAAAELAAGRELLPCVPLYLRRPDAQVPAGYKAVLPA is encoded by the coding sequence GTGCTGCTGCTCGCGTTCGACACCGCAACCCCCGCCGTCACCGCGGCCGTCCACGACGGCACGGCCGTCCTCGCCGAGGCCTTCACGGTCGACGCCAGACGCCACGGTGAGCTGCTGATGCCCGCCGTCGACCAGGTGCTGCGGGAGGCCGGCGTCGACAAGCACCGGCTGACCGGCATCGTGGTGGGTGTCGGGCCGGGTCCGTACACCGGCCTGCGGGTCGGCCTGGTCACCGCCGCCGCGCTCGGTCACGCGCTCGGACTGCCCGTGCACGGCGTCTGCACCCTCGACGCGATCGCCCACCAGGCCCGGACCGAGGGTCTCGCCGGGCCGTTCACGGTCGCCACCGACGCGCGCCGCAAGGAGGTCTACTGGGCCTCGTACGACCCCGCCGGCGCCCGGACCGCCGGCCCCGGGGTGGACCGCCCGGCCGAGCTGGCACCGGGCCCGCGCTCGGTCGGCGCCGGCGCGCTGCTCTACCCCGACACCTTCCCTGACGCGACCGGCCCCGAGCACGTGTCCGCGGGCGCGATGGCCGCCTTCGCCGCCGCCGAGCTGGCCGCCGGGCGCGAGCTGCTGCCCTGCGTCCCGCTGTACCTGCGGCGCCCCGACGCGCAGGTCCCGGCCGGGTACAAGGCGGTGCTCCCGGCGTGA
- the rimI gene encoding ribosomal protein S18-alanine N-acetyltransferase, which translates to MRWWDIAPVMDLELRLFPEDAWSTGMYWSELAETHPGGTRHYTVATTPDGAVAGYAGLMVVAGEGDVQTIAVDERLQGAGLGAVLLTDLVQESARRGCTDLLLEVRVDNLRAQRLYERFGFEPVGIRRGYYQPANVDALVMRLDHPSNDPKTDVMKDPRHG; encoded by the coding sequence ATGCGCTGGTGGGACATCGCCCCGGTGATGGACCTGGAACTGCGACTGTTCCCGGAGGACGCCTGGTCCACCGGCATGTACTGGTCCGAGCTGGCCGAGACGCACCCCGGCGGCACCCGCCACTACACCGTCGCCACCACCCCCGACGGCGCCGTCGCCGGCTACGCGGGCCTGATGGTGGTGGCCGGCGAGGGCGACGTGCAGACCATCGCCGTCGACGAGCGACTGCAGGGCGCCGGCCTCGGCGCCGTGCTGCTCACCGACCTGGTCCAGGAGTCCGCCCGGCGCGGCTGCACCGACCTGCTGCTGGAGGTGCGGGTGGACAACCTGCGCGCCCAGCGCCTGTACGAGCGCTTCGGGTTCGAGCCGGTCGGCATCCGGCGCGGCTACTACCAGCCCGCGAACGTGGACGCGCTGGTGATGCGCCTGGACCACCCGAGCAACGATCCGAAGACCGACGTGATGAAGGACCCCCGCCATGGCTGA